A window of Asterias rubens chromosome 22, eAstRub1.3, whole genome shotgun sequence contains these coding sequences:
- the LOC117304982 gene encoding GDP-fucose protein O-fucosyltransferase 1-like codes for MSAPNLVTRKMETKVCFKKCNFKLAMFLHVLISSVLFACFMKSYAETSHAYTSETNSKHGMKSSEDLEGLRPSSDCSEDDDSCFIRDEEHELAEEEEVHGIAGAKTEPKAGYTWDKNGYIMFCPCMGRFGNQAEHYLGAMAFAKALNRTLVLPPFRTYAHASFGELFQVRPALEFHRVILMEDFMKFLAPKYWPPGQRVGYAHLPVNDDGVACTMKNGSPFGPFWNHFNVTFDLCIKYQLFNVADISNKQSLETTKRIWDERFPPMEHPVIALRGSPGSYPMLGGNRAIQKYFKWEPKFFQEAGTYIKETFQDEGFVGIHLRNGIDWVRACQHVDDHPLKRFMASTQCLDATPDAIVTKELCLPSLSHILEHTAAVFKHVNARHLYIATDKQPYIEEFTNLLQPVGVTVHYLKPDFVETDLMILGQADYFIGNCISSFTSFVKRERDANGKPSSFFGQDLNF; via the exons ATGTCAGCTCCCAACTTAGTGACCAGAAAAATGGAGACGAAAGTGTGCTTCAAAAAATGCAACTTCAAGTTGGCTATGTTCTTGCACGTGCTCATATCGAGTGTACTGTTCGCATGTTTTATGAAGTCGTATGCAGAAACAAGTCATGCTTACACTTCTGAAACTAATTCAAAACATGGAATGAAATCATCAGAAGATCTTGAAGGACTTAGACCTTCTTCGGACTGCTCTGAAGATGATGACAGTTGCTTCATACGCGACGAAGAACATGAACTTGCCGAAGAAGAAGAAGTGCATGGAATTGCTGGAGCTAAAACTGAACCTAAAGCCGGCTACACATGGGACAAAAATGGGTACATCATGTTTTGTCCATGTATGG gTCGTTTTGGCAACCAAGCAGAGCATTATCTCGGAGCAATGGCATTTGCTAAAGCACTCAACAGAACGTTGGTCTTGCCTCCATTCCGGACATAT GCTCATGCATCATTTGGGGAGTTGTTTCAAGTCAGACCAGCTCTTGAGTTCCATCGTGTGATCCTCATGGAGGATTTCATGAAGTTTCTTGCTCCTAAATACTGGCCGCCTGGTCAGAGAGTTGGCTACGCCCACCTACCAGTCAACGATGATGGTGTTGCATGCACCATGAAAAATG gcaGTCCATTTGGACCTTTCTGGAACCACTTCAACGTTACTTTtgatttatgcataaaatatcaactGTTTAATGTTGCTGACATCAGTAATAAACAATCACTGGAAACTACAAAAAGAATCTGGGATGAAAG ATTCCCACCGATGGAGCATCCTGTTATAGCTCTCCGTGGGTCACCAGGCTCCTACCCAATGCTTGGTGGAAACCGAGCTATCCAAAAATACTTCAAATGGGAACCTAAGTTTTTTCAAGAAGCTGGAACCTACATCAAGGAGACATTTCAAGATGAGGGGTTCGTTGGAATCCATTTACGGAACGGAATAGATTGG GTAAGGGCATGTCAACATGTCGATGACCACCCGTTAAAACGCTTCATGGCTTCAACACAGTGTCTGGATGCAACGCCTGACGCCATAGTTACAAAG GAATTATGTCTTCCCAGTCTCTCTCACATCCTTGAGCACACGGCAGCTGTATTCAAACATGTCAACGCTAGACATCTTTACATAGCAACAGATAAACAACCATATATAGAGGAATTTACAAATCTTCTACAACCAGTTGGG GTGACTGTTCATTATCTGAAACCCGACTTTGTCGAAACAGATCTTATGATTCTTGGCCAAGCAGATTATTTCATCGGGAATTGTATCTCGTCATTTACCTCCTTCGTGAAGCGAGAACGAGATGCGAACGGGAAACCTTCATCATTCTTCGGCCAAGATTTGAACTTTTGA
- the LOC117304983 gene encoding cysteine and glycine-rich protein 1-like isoform X2 produces MSYGGGSKCPKCMKSVYSAEEAPTPVQGHKFHKLCFRCEACNKMLDSVTVAEHELKLYCKQCHGKFFGPKGYGFGGGAGTLGMDCGERHGGVRPPNQPSTVAQAYSGADYQTGPPPEGSDICPRCGKAVYQAEKRLAANHAWHIKCFCCAYCGKSVDSTNVRDREHEIFCQACYAKGFGPVGVGYGQGAGTLGSTT; encoded by the exons ATGTCGTACGGCGGAGGATCAAAGTGCCCGAAATGTATGAAGAGTGTGTACTCGGCTGAGGAA GCACCCACTCCTGTGCAGGGACATAAATTCCATAAGCTCTGCTTCAGATGTG AGGCCTGTAATAAGATGTTGGACTCCGTGACTGTTGCTGAGCATGAATTGAAGCTTTATTGTAAACAGTGTCATGGGAAGTTCTTTGGTCCTAAGGGGTACGGCTTCGGTGGTGGTGCCGGTACCCTCGGCATGGACTGCGGGGAGAGGCACGGTGGAGTCAGACCCCCAAA TCAGCCCTCTACGGTAGCCCAAGCTTACTCTGGTGCTGACTACCAGACTGGCCCACCACCAGAAGGGTCTGATATCTGCCCCCGATGTGGCAAGGCTGTTTACCAAGCTGAAAAGAGATTGGCTGCCAACCAT gCTTGGCACATAAAGTGTTTCTGCTGCGCCTACTGCGGCAAGAGTGTTGACTCAACTAACGTTAGAGATCGGGAGCATGAAATCTTCTGCCAGG CTTGCTATGCAAAGGGGTTCGGCCCCGTTGGCGTTGGCTACGGACAAGGAGCTGGAACTCTCGGTAGCACCACTTAG
- the LOC117304983 gene encoding cysteine and glycine-rich protein 1-like isoform X1 — protein MSYGGGSKCPKCMKSVYSAEEAPTPVQGHKFHKLCFRCEACNKMLDSVTVAEHELKLYCKQCHGKFFGPKGYGFGGGAGTLGMDCGERHGGVRPPNQPSTVAQAYSGADYQTGPPPEGSDICPRCGKAVYQAEKRLAANHAWHIKCFCCAYCGKSVDSTNVRDREHEIFCQACYAKGFGPVGVGYGQGAGTLGSTT, from the exons ATGTCGTACGGCGGAGGATCAAAGTGCCCGAAATGTATGAAGAGTGTGTACTCGGCTGAGGAAGCACCCACTCCTGTGCAGGGACATAAATTCCATAAGCTCTGCTTCAGATGTG AGGCCTGTAATAAGATGTTGGACTCCGTGACTGTTGCTGAGCATGAATTGAAGCTTTATTGTAAACAGTGTCATGGGAAGTTCTTTGGTCCTAAGGGGTACGGCTTCGGTGGTGGTGCCGGTACCCTCGGCATGGACTGCGGGGAGAGGCACGGTGGAGTCAGACCCCCAAA TCAGCCCTCTACGGTAGCCCAAGCTTACTCTGGTGCTGACTACCAGACTGGCCCACCACCAGAAGGGTCTGATATCTGCCCCCGATGTGGCAAGGCTGTTTACCAAGCTGAAAAGAGATTGGCTGCCAACCAT gCTTGGCACATAAAGTGTTTCTGCTGCGCCTACTGCGGCAAGAGTGTTGACTCAACTAACGTTAGAGATCGGGAGCATGAAATCTTCTGCCAGG CTTGCTATGCAAAGGGGTTCGGCCCCGTTGGCGTTGGCTACGGACAAGGAGCTGGAACTCTCGGTAGCACCACTTAG
- the LOC117305326 gene encoding NAD-dependent protein deacetylase sirtuin-3, mitochondrial-like, with amino-acid sequence MRLLNKVMASVLTHGGPKGTTASSTAEKTTQSTAAGSGRPRGGGTSGKTSAKVRINAAIKDKATKGRLDVPFDARPKSTTASLPGRNSSQTRNLTTSSSAGNVNTKRNVRQHRVNVRPETGLSQAFEKLTVKDKRNSSSAQFQRRSSSAAGSASHVCKSLDDVARWILMKKCQNIVVMAGAGISTPSGIPDFRSPGSGLYDNLQQYNIPFPEAIFDIDFFHRDPRPFFTLAKELYPGTYRPNYVHYFVRMLHDKGLLLRMYTQNIDGLERMAGISSAKLVEAHGTFASSTCTRCDQKYDGEETKVEIMSDKIPRCKQRSCTGKVKPDIVFFGEDLPKRFFYYLKDFAQCDLVIVMGTSLEVQPFAGIINSARGYIPRLLINREAVGPFARPRSSRFNDVTVTGDLVDCVQRFARILGWKTALQELIEGHQIRLDEEYGPRKLPETPPPNRSDSINGGESKSTNDKPSTGASSTNNARGGFRGYKANSCQSLDAMKGSPAKTNLPDGSKPRNFHTVSETTSPLNPLGKIHPSPRVERSSKKSVTFPKLNNNIPSKGRGKSWRSESSDSSDSSESSSNTDSSDS; translated from the exons ATGAGATTGCTAAACAAAGTTATGGCAAGTGTATTGACGCACGGCGGTCCGAAGGGGACAACAGCAAGTTCCACTGCCGAAAAAACGACTCAATCGACGGCAGCTGGCAGTGGGCGTCCACGCGGTGGTGGCACATCTGGTAAAACTTCTGCCAAAGTTAGGATAAATGCGGCAATAAAAGACAAGGCTACAAAAG GGAGACTTGACGTTCCATTCGATGCTCGTCCGAAATCAACAACAGCAAGTCTTCCTGGGAGAAACTCATCCCAAACAAGAAATCTCACCACATCAAGCAGCGCTGGTAACGTGAACACAAAGCGCAATGTACGCCAACACCGAGTCAATGTGCGACCTGAAACAGGACTGAGCCAAGCTTTTGAAAAGTTGACTGTTAAAGATAAGAGAAACTCATCTAG tgCACAGTTTCAACGTCGAAGCTCATCAGCAGCAGGGAGTGCCAGCCATGTCTGTAAGAGCCTTGATGATGTCGCACGATGGATTCTTATGAAGAAATGCCAGAATATTGTCGTCATGGCTGGAGCAGGAATAAGCACACCTAGTGGGATTCCTGATTTCAG ATCACCAGGTTCTGGTCTCTATGACAACCTACAACAATATAACATCCCATTTCCTGAAGCCATCTTTGATATCGATTTCTTCCATCGTGACCCTCGACCTTTCTTCACTCTTGCCAAAGAGCTGTATCCTGGGACCTACAGACCAAACTACGTCCATTATTTTGTGCGGATGCTTCACGATAAAGGATTGTTACTGAGAATGTATACTCAGAATATTGATGGCCTAGAGAGAA TGGCTGGTATTTCTTCTGCTAAGTTGGTTGAAGCTCATGGAACATTTGCTTCATCGACCTGTACAAGATGCGATCAGAAGTATGACGGGGAGGAAACAAAG gtTGAGATAATGAGTGACAAGATTCCTAGATGTAAACAAAGAAGCTGTACG gGTAAAGTCAAACCTGACATCGTTTTCTTCGGAGAGGATCTTCCGAAGAGGTTCTTCTATTACTTAAAGGATTTTGCTCAGTgtgacttggttattgtcatgGGAACGTCACTAGAG GTACAACCCTTCgctggtataataaactcagcCCGGGGTTACATCCCAAGGTTACTTATCAATAGGGAAGCTGTGGGCCCGTTCGCTAGACCACGTTCAAGCCGCTTCAATGACGTCACAGTAACTGGTGATTTAGTGGACTGTGTTCAGAGGTTTGCTCGGATCTTGGGATGGAAGACAGCTCTTCAAGAGTTGATTGAGGGACATCAGATAAGACTA GATGAGGAATATGGTCCCCGGAAGCTTCCAGAAACCCCGCCCCCAAATCGTTCCGATTCCATTAATGGAGGTGAAAGTAAGTCGACCAATGACAAGCCGTCGACAGGAGCAAGCAGTACCAACAATGCAAGAGGAGGTTTCCGTGGTTACAAAGCAAACAGTTGCCAGTCGTTAGACGCTATGAAGGGAAGTCCTGCGAAGACAAACTTGCCCGATGGAAGCAAACCAAGAAACTTTCACACAGTGTCAGAAACAACTTCCCCTCTGAACCCACTTGGAAAAATCCACCCCTCGCCACGAGTGGAACGATCCAGTAAAAAGAGCGTAACTTTTCCAAAACTAAATAACAATATCCCAAGTAAAGGAAGAGGTAAATCGTGGCGTAGTGAGTCATCCGACAGTAGTGATTCGTCAGAAAGTAGTTCAAACACTGACTCAAGCGATAGTTAA